One Vigna unguiculata cultivar IT97K-499-35 chromosome 7, ASM411807v1, whole genome shotgun sequence genomic region harbors:
- the LOC114191862 gene encoding aspartic proteinase-like protein 2 isoform X2: MLNVEVEFSPPWISTLAAMESLLGLGSDILWVNCVECSRCPKKSDLGIELTLYDPKSSETAQLVSCDQEFCAATYDGPMPGCKSEIPCPYSITYGDGSATSGYYVQDYLTYNRVNGNLQTTPQNSSIIFGCGAVQSGTLGSSSEQALDGIMGFGQANSSVLSQLAASRKVKKIFSHCLDNIRGGGIFAIGEVVEPKVSTTPLVPRMAHYNVVLKTIDVDGDTLQLPSDIFDSGNGRGTVIDSGTTLAYLPGLVYDQLMQKVLTRQPGLKLYLVEQQFSCFQYAGNVDRGFPVVNFHFEDSLYLTVYPHDYLFPFNGGMWCIGWQKSVTQTKNGKDMTLLGDLVLSNKLVIYDLENMAIGWTDYNCSSSIKVKDEATGAVRIVGAHDISSVSTCFIGRILTFFLLLTAILNC, encoded by the exons ATGCTCAACGTCGAGGTCGAATTCTCTCCGCCGTGGATCTCAACCTTGGCGGCAATGGAGTCCCTACTCGGACTGG GAAGTGACATTCTGTGGGTGAATTGCGTTGAGTGCTCGAGATGTCCCAAGAAAAGTGATCTCGGT ATAGAATTGACTCTTTATGATCCGAAGAGCTCTGAAACTGCACAGCTGGTTTCTTGTGACCAAGAATTTTGCGCTGCCACGTATGATGGTCCAATGCCTGGGTGCAAGTCTGAAATTCCATGCCCCTATAGCATAACTTATGGAGACGGAAGTGCAACTTCTGGATACTATGTCCAGGATTATCTTACTTATAACCGTGTCAATGGAAATCTTCAGACTACGCCACAAAATAGCAGCATCATTTTTGG GTGTGGCGCTGTACAATCTGGGACATTGGGTTCATCTTCTGAACAAGCCCTTGACGGAATAATGGGTTTTGGACAAGCAAATTCCTCTGTACTTTCACAGCTTGCTGCATCTAGAAaggtgaaaaaaatattttcacattgCCTTGACAATATTCGTGGTGGTGGAATATTTGCCATCGGGGAAGTGGTGGAACCAAAAGTCAGTACAACTCCATTGGTACCAAGAAT GGCACACTATAACGTGGTTTTGAAGACTATTGACGTTGACGGAGATACTCTACAGCTTCCCTCAGATATATTTGATTCTGGAAATGGGAGGGGGACAGTAATAGATAGTGGAACAACCTTGGCTTATCTTCCTGGCTTAGTTTATGACCAACTGATGCAAAAG GTTTTGACCCGGCAGCCTGGACTGAAATTATATCTTGTTGAACAACAATTTAGTTGTTTTCAGTATGCTGGAAA TGTTGATCGTGGATTTCCAGTCGTCAACTTTCATTTTGAGGATTCTCTTTATCTGACAGTTTATCCTCACGACTACCTGTTTCCGTTTAAT GGCGGTATGTGGTGTATCGGCTGGCAGAAAAGTGTGACACAAACCAAGAATGGAAAGGACATGACCCTTCTTGGAG ATTTGGTGCTATCCAACAAACTAGTGATATATGATCTTGAAAATATGGCCATTGGATGGACCGACTACAATT GCTCTTCCAGCATTAAGGTGAAGGATGAAGCGACTGGAGCAGTGCGTATTGTGGGTGCGCACGATATTTCTTCAGTTTCTACCTGTTTTATTGGAAGAATACTGACTTTCTTTTTGTTGCTAACTGCGATTCTAAACTGTTAA
- the LOC114191862 gene encoding aspartic proteinase-like protein 2 isoform X1, with product MDPRGLVILVAIVVAEISCVADGNLVFPVERQKRSLSAIKAHDAQRRGRILSAVDLNLGGNGVPTRTGLYYTKLGIGSPPKDYYVQVDTGSDILWVNCVECSRCPKKSDLGIELTLYDPKSSETAQLVSCDQEFCAATYDGPMPGCKSEIPCPYSITYGDGSATSGYYVQDYLTYNRVNGNLQTTPQNSSIIFGCGAVQSGTLGSSSEQALDGIMGFGQANSSVLSQLAASRKVKKIFSHCLDNIRGGGIFAIGEVVEPKVSTTPLVPRMAHYNVVLKTIDVDGDTLQLPSDIFDSGNGRGTVIDSGTTLAYLPGLVYDQLMQKVLTRQPGLKLYLVEQQFSCFQYAGNVDRGFPVVNFHFEDSLYLTVYPHDYLFPFNGGMWCIGWQKSVTQTKNGKDMTLLGDLVLSNKLVIYDLENMAIGWTDYNCSSSIKVKDEATGAVRIVGAHDISSVSTCFIGRILTFFLLLTAILNC from the exons ATGGATCCGAGAGGTTTAGTGATATTAGTGGCGATTGTAGTTGCGGAAATTAGTTGCGTTGCCGACGGAAATTTAGTGTTTCCGGTGGAGCGTCAGAAAAGGAGTTTAAGCGCTATCAAAGCTCACGATGCTCAACGTCGAGGTCGAATTCTCTCCGCCGTGGATCTCAACCTTGGCGGCAATGGAGTCCCTACTCGGACTGG TCTGTATTATACAAAACTTGGGATTGGCTCTCCTCCGAAGGATTATTATGTGCAAGTTGATACAGGAAGTGACATTCTGTGGGTGAATTGCGTTGAGTGCTCGAGATGTCCCAAGAAAAGTGATCTCGGT ATAGAATTGACTCTTTATGATCCGAAGAGCTCTGAAACTGCACAGCTGGTTTCTTGTGACCAAGAATTTTGCGCTGCCACGTATGATGGTCCAATGCCTGGGTGCAAGTCTGAAATTCCATGCCCCTATAGCATAACTTATGGAGACGGAAGTGCAACTTCTGGATACTATGTCCAGGATTATCTTACTTATAACCGTGTCAATGGAAATCTTCAGACTACGCCACAAAATAGCAGCATCATTTTTGG GTGTGGCGCTGTACAATCTGGGACATTGGGTTCATCTTCTGAACAAGCCCTTGACGGAATAATGGGTTTTGGACAAGCAAATTCCTCTGTACTTTCACAGCTTGCTGCATCTAGAAaggtgaaaaaaatattttcacattgCCTTGACAATATTCGTGGTGGTGGAATATTTGCCATCGGGGAAGTGGTGGAACCAAAAGTCAGTACAACTCCATTGGTACCAAGAAT GGCACACTATAACGTGGTTTTGAAGACTATTGACGTTGACGGAGATACTCTACAGCTTCCCTCAGATATATTTGATTCTGGAAATGGGAGGGGGACAGTAATAGATAGTGGAACAACCTTGGCTTATCTTCCTGGCTTAGTTTATGACCAACTGATGCAAAAG GTTTTGACCCGGCAGCCTGGACTGAAATTATATCTTGTTGAACAACAATTTAGTTGTTTTCAGTATGCTGGAAA TGTTGATCGTGGATTTCCAGTCGTCAACTTTCATTTTGAGGATTCTCTTTATCTGACAGTTTATCCTCACGACTACCTGTTTCCGTTTAAT GGCGGTATGTGGTGTATCGGCTGGCAGAAAAGTGTGACACAAACCAAGAATGGAAAGGACATGACCCTTCTTGGAG ATTTGGTGCTATCCAACAAACTAGTGATATATGATCTTGAAAATATGGCCATTGGATGGACCGACTACAATT GCTCTTCCAGCATTAAGGTGAAGGATGAAGCGACTGGAGCAGTGCGTATTGTGGGTGCGCACGATATTTCTTCAGTTTCTACCTGTTTTATTGGAAGAATACTGACTTTCTTTTTGTTGCTAACTGCGATTCTAAACTGTTAA